A DNA window from Borrelia sp. HM contains the following coding sequences:
- a CDS encoding AAA family ATPase, whose translation MFLEKISLLGFKSFIKMQELKLNSGLNFIIGPNGCGKSNLLDAIRFCIGEDNIKILRVKNITDLISIAKSGESNFAEVTLFFNNEDLSISDFRNKFYIRRRLYKDGTSEYFFNNDTLDIKSYAILMNKLKLKNSPYMFINQGNIERISSGDNINLKSLVEEASGIDLLKVEEEQAYKRLEKSKENLNSLLILRRELNEKYEKIRSDFLLKGKYQKLKEDLENLEKELRLKKLFNLNFDLDELKSKLDIKDIDKILSINSFSIENIKEKLEFYSFREKNVIKNIEMVKSEIEALKTKLFGVEIKIQKLEHDKNGKLNLANILMGNKAQIESVKVSVNGELTNLNNSLQAKKKDFFSLTDEINRYTRSFFELIDLILSISKDSNIEEFELLKKNILNSLKFFEDTLSIKYIKEIRENLLKYIVKEDKLLNLLKEKIEPIFEQNVDLRKFLLSKNSFKANIAKEITTIESLISDKTVKLNEILGEIEYTELSRLKNEDEIKLIDSNLKFLFETRDELKERLNNLSLKLDDLSLERSDININLDKFLSEAKGSKLVVNGEMHSVNLLDAFRNSSYYEYMKKQAEYDILFNSSLDIEDDIKNFNLDNKYLAKFELTEDIAKIDSLKKEINMIEHNNYIFFNVDKEYNEVKERVEKIDLQIDNLNLTKESLNKLRKKIKREIDKRFNDAFSEINNHFIYFFNRMFKGNGSLFYSKDSVDIEIKVYFKDKLAKGNKMLSGGEHSLISIAFLFSLYYYSPASFCVLDEIDASLDFENSNKLAVLLRELGQRVQLFVITHNMYVAQDSKNLIGITSDSGESMIFDI comes from the coding sequence TTGTTTTTAGAGAAGATAAGTCTTTTAGGTTTTAAGTCCTTTATTAAAATGCAGGAATTAAAATTAAATAGTGGTTTAAATTTTATTATTGGTCCTAATGGTTGTGGAAAGAGTAATTTATTAGATGCAATTCGTTTTTGTATCGGAGAGGATAATATAAAGATTTTAAGAGTCAAAAATATTACGGATTTAATTTCTATAGCAAAGTCTGGAGAGTCTAATTTTGCTGAAGTAACTCTTTTTTTTAACAATGAAGATTTATCTATCAGTGATTTTAGAAATAAATTTTATATCAGAAGAAGGCTTTATAAAGATGGTACGAGTGAATATTTCTTTAATAATGATACTTTAGATATTAAAAGTTATGCAATCCTTATGAATAAGCTTAAATTAAAGAATTCGCCTTATATGTTTATTAATCAGGGTAATATTGAAAGAATTTCTTCTGGTGATAATATTAATTTGAAATCTTTAGTAGAAGAGGCTAGTGGAATAGATCTACTTAAAGTTGAAGAGGAACAGGCATATAAAAGATTGGAAAAATCAAAAGAAAATTTAAATTCTCTTTTGATTTTAAGAAGGGAGTTAAATGAAAAATATGAAAAGATTAGAAGTGATTTTTTGCTTAAGGGTAAGTATCAAAAATTAAAAGAAGATTTAGAAAATTTAGAAAAAGAATTAAGATTAAAAAAACTTTTTAATCTTAATTTTGATTTGGATGAGCTTAAGAGTAAATTAGATATTAAAGATATAGATAAAATTTTATCTATAAATAGCTTTTCTATTGAAAATATTAAAGAAAAATTAGAATTTTATTCTTTTAGAGAGAAAAATGTTATTAAAAATATTGAGATGGTTAAAAGCGAAATTGAAGCTTTAAAGACCAAATTGTTTGGAGTAGAAATTAAAATTCAGAAATTAGAACATGATAAAAATGGAAAATTGAATTTGGCAAATATACTTATGGGAAATAAAGCACAAATTGAATCAGTAAAAGTCAGTGTAAATGGAGAGTTAACTAATTTGAATAATTCTCTTCAAGCCAAAAAGAAAGATTTTTTTTCTCTTACTGATGAAATAAATAGATATACAAGAAGTTTTTTTGAACTTATTGATTTGATTTTATCTATTTCTAAGGATAGTAACATAGAAGAATTTGAATTATTGAAAAAAAATATTTTGAATTCCTTAAAGTTTTTTGAAGATACTTTAAGCATAAAATATATTAAAGAGATTAGGGAAAATTTGCTTAAATATATAGTTAAAGAAGATAAGCTTTTAAATTTATTAAAGGAAAAAATTGAACCTATATTTGAGCAAAATGTTGATTTAAGGAAATTTTTGCTTTCAAAAAATAGTTTTAAGGCTAATATTGCAAAAGAAATAACTACCATTGAGAGTTTAATATCTGATAAAACAGTAAAACTAAATGAGATATTAGGAGAAATTGAATATACAGAGCTTTCTAGACTTAAGAATGAAGATGAAATTAAGCTTATAGATAGTAATTTAAAATTTTTATTTGAGACTAGAGATGAGCTTAAGGAAAGACTGAATAATTTGAGCTTAAAATTAGATGATCTGAGTTTAGAGAGAAGTGATATTAATATCAATTTAGATAAGTTTTTAAGTGAAGCTAAGGGTAGTAAATTAGTTGTTAATGGTGAGATGCATTCTGTGAATTTATTAGATGCTTTTAGGAATTCATCTTATTATGAATATATGAAAAAGCAGGCCGAATATGATATTTTGTTTAATTCTAGCTTAGATATTGAAGATGATATAAAAAATTTTAATTTGGATAATAAATATTTGGCAAAGTTTGAACTTACAGAGGATATTGCCAAAATAGATTCTTTGAAAAAGGAAATTAATATGATTGAACATAATAATTATATTTTCTTTAATGTTGATAAAGAATACAATGAGGTAAAGGAAAGGGTTGAAAAGATAGATTTACAGATAGATAATTTAAATTTAACCAAAGAATCTTTAAATAAATTGAGAAAAAAAATAAAAAGAGAAATTGATAAAAGATTTAATGATGCTTTTAGTGAGATTAATAACCATTTTATTTATTTTTTTAATAGAATGTTTAAGGGTAATGGTAGTCTTTTTTATAGTAAAGATTCAGTAGATATAGAGATTAAGGTATATTTTAAGGATAAGTTGGCTAAAGGGAATAAAATGCTTTCTGGAGGAGAACATTCTTTGATTAGTATAGCATTTTTATTTTCTTTGTATTATTATTCTCCTGCTTCATTTTGTGTGCTTGATGAGATAGATGCTTCTCTTGATTTTGAAAATAGCAATAAGCTTGCTGTACTTTTAAGAGAACTTGGTCAGAGAGTTCAATTATTTGTAATAACTCATAATATGTATGTTGCTCAAGATAGTAAGAATTTAATAGGTATTACTAGTGACAGTGGAGAAAGTATGATATTTGATATATAA
- a CDS encoding ribonuclease HII, with amino-acid sequence MICGIDEVGRGCIFGPVLSAAVIFKGKPNFLNELDDSKKLTKVKREYLSSLILEKSYYAFAEISNDIIDKINIHHASLLAMKTAYEKLSIECNLVLVDGKFIPKIKAKNIQAIIKGDSIINEIKAASIIAKVKRDALMDEYDKLYPLYALKKNKGYPTKEHKYAIKKYGILNLHRKSFQLI; translated from the coding sequence ATGATTTGTGGAATTGATGAAGTTGGACGAGGTTGCATCTTTGGTCCCGTTCTAAGTGCAGCTGTCATTTTTAAAGGAAAACCAAATTTTTTAAATGAACTAGACGATTCAAAAAAACTTACTAAAGTTAAAAGAGAATATTTATCCTCATTAATACTTGAAAAGTCATATTATGCATTCGCAGAAATTTCTAACGACATCATTGATAAAATTAACATTCATCATGCTTCACTTCTTGCCATGAAAACTGCATACGAAAAGCTAAGCATAGAATGTAATTTAGTACTTGTAGATGGAAAATTTATTCCAAAAATAAAAGCTAAAAACATTCAAGCTATAATTAAAGGAGATTCCATAATTAACGAAATAAAAGCAGCATCAATCATAGCAAAAGTAAAAAGAGATGCACTAATGGATGAATACGATAAACTTTACCCCCTATACGCACTTAAAAAAAATAAGGGATACCCAACAAAAGAACATAAATATGCTATAAAAAAATATGGAATCTTAAACCTTCATAGAAAAAGTTTTCAACTCATATAA
- a CDS encoding DUF3276 family protein has translation MGERGEVYSDKLFTNSDRTYFFNVKENRKGDYFLNIVESKRNMNGDFERHSVFVYEENIEEFESNLLRAISVIKRKISQNSISRREYHNDFYSHDENRKKNNLNYDKNDRLSGKFRDKDD, from the coding sequence ATGGGCGAAAGAGGGGAAGTATATTCTGATAAATTATTTACAAATTCTGATAGAACTTATTTTTTTAATGTTAAAGAAAATAGGAAAGGTGATTATTTTTTAAATATTGTAGAAAGCAAGAGAAATATGAATGGAGACTTTGAAAGACATTCAGTTTTTGTTTATGAAGAAAATATTGAAGAATTTGAATCAAATCTATTAAGAGCAATTTCTGTTATTAAGAGAAAAATTTCTCAGAATTCAATTTCAAGAAGAGAATATCATAATGATTTTTATAGCCATGATGAAAATAGGAAAAAAAACAATCTAAATTATGACAAAAATGATCGTTTGTCAGGAAAATTTAGAGATAAGGATGATTAA
- a CDS encoding queuosine precursor transporter, with the protein MSNEILWCIMLICIYSILIIIYKLFGQKGLFAWITSSVIIANIQVLKQITIFGFNATLGNIIYASSYVATDILSELYGRQISKKAVYIGFMSFISFAFITNIQLYFSTNNLDIYLKSLENIFSSIPILLLASIIAYIISQLNDVYLYEFIKDKFPKFLFIRSNGSTLTSELIDTIIFVSIATYFNIFPKEAYFDIVISTYIIKGFAGILGTPFIYIAKYISQNKKSFNTNKIST; encoded by the coding sequence TTGAGCAATGAAATTCTATGGTGCATTATGTTAATCTGCATCTATTCAATTTTGATAATAATATATAAGCTTTTTGGACAAAAAGGATTATTCGCATGGATAACATCCTCTGTAATTATTGCAAATATTCAAGTCTTAAAGCAAATCACAATATTTGGATTTAATGCCACTCTTGGCAACATTATTTACGCATCATCATATGTTGCAACAGATATTTTATCAGAACTTTACGGTCGCCAAATTTCAAAAAAAGCAGTTTATATTGGATTCATGAGCTTCATATCTTTTGCATTCATTACAAATATTCAACTTTATTTTTCAACAAATAATTTGGATATATATTTAAAAAGCTTAGAAAATATTTTTTCTTCAATCCCAATTTTATTGCTTGCATCAATTATTGCATATATAATATCTCAACTAAATGATGTATACTTGTATGAATTTATTAAAGATAAATTTCCAAAATTTCTATTTATAAGGAGTAATGGTTCAACACTTACAAGTGAACTAATAGATACGATAATATTTGTAAGCATTGCAACATATTTTAATATATTTCCAAAAGAAGCGTATTTCGATATAGTCATTTCTACGTATATTATTAAAGGATTTGCTGGAATCTTAGGCACCCCATTTATTTATATTGCAAAATATATATCTCAAAATAAAAAAAGTTTTAATACAAATAAAATATCCACTTAA
- a CDS encoding VUT family protein produces MLSNLIILKRILIFGEKINLSGITFLSILCTLNLITEKYNDKSAIKSATLNMLMHITFVIMIHFTLYFQQNEFDTSNIHLKILFYNASYISIVFSGTYIIFLCSYTNIKIYSILKKHNMQNKLINHNLSRLCSACIAYMLANISMYIISQLYTDNNINIIESSWIFTIIIMTIDTLAYYFLNTMKIKEIRKPKLFNI; encoded by the coding sequence ATGCTTTCAAATCTTATTATATTAAAGAGAATATTAATATTTGGAGAGAAAATTAACCTATCAGGAATAACATTTCTCTCAATTCTTTGTACATTAAATCTAATTACAGAAAAATATAATGACAAATCAGCAATAAAATCTGCAACATTAAACATGTTAATGCATATAACCTTTGTAATAATGATACACTTTACATTATATTTTCAACAAAACGAATTTGACACTTCTAACATACACCTAAAAATATTGTTTTACAATGCTTCTTATATTTCAATAGTTTTTAGTGGAACATATATCATATTTTTATGTAGTTATACTAATATCAAAATATATTCCATACTCAAAAAACACAATATGCAAAATAAATTGATAAATCATAATTTATCAAGGCTATGTTCTGCATGTATAGCTTATATGTTAGCAAACATTTCAATGTATATTATCTCACAATTATATACTGACAATAACATAAATATAATAGAAAGTTCATGGATCTTTACTATCATAATAATGACAATTGACACTTTAGCATATTATTTCCTAAATACTATGAAAATAAAAGAAATAAGAAAACCCAAGTTATTCAATATTTAA
- the ung gene encoding uracil-DNA glycosylase, translating into MEVKIEDSWKKILKDEFCKEYFIKLVSFIKNEYKTKKGKIFPPPKLIFNAFDSLQFKDIKVVILGQDPYHGKQQANGLAFSVNPNVKIPPSLQNIFKEIERSLKIKTIPNGDLTRWAIQGVFLLNSILTVEEGHPSSHKEIGWEVFTNEVIRIISKNLNNIVFMLWGNFAKSKKELIDTSKHLILETSHPSPYSANNGFLGSNHFSKTLKYLKEYNKIPINFQ; encoded by the coding sequence GTGGAAGTAAAAATAGAAGACTCTTGGAAAAAAATTTTAAAAGATGAATTTTGTAAAGAATATTTTATAAAACTTGTAAGTTTTATAAAAAATGAATATAAAACAAAAAAAGGAAAAATTTTTCCACCTCCAAAACTAATATTTAATGCATTTGATTCTTTGCAATTTAAAGACATAAAAGTAGTAATACTTGGACAAGATCCATACCATGGCAAACAACAAGCTAATGGGTTAGCCTTTTCTGTAAATCCAAATGTCAAAATTCCCCCATCACTACAAAATATTTTCAAGGAAATAGAGAGAAGTTTAAAAATTAAAACTATTCCAAATGGAGACTTAACAAGATGGGCAATACAAGGTGTATTTTTATTAAATTCAATATTAACAGTAGAAGAAGGTCACCCGTCATCTCATAAAGAAATAGGTTGGGAAGTTTTTACAAACGAGGTGATAAGAATCATCTCAAAAAATTTAAATAACATTGTTTTTATGCTATGGGGTAATTTTGCAAAAAGCAAGAAAGAATTAATCGACACATCAAAACATCTAATTCTTGAAACAAGCCACCCATCTCCTTATTCTGCAAATAATGGCTTCTTAGGATCCAATCATTTTAGCAAAACTCTAAAATATCTAAAAGAATATAACAAAATCCCAATAAACTTTCAGTAG
- the secG gene encoding preprotein translocase subunit SecG → MELFKFLTFIFFIIISFVIILLLLLQDEQGDGIGGGMFGGGSSSIFGAKSSSIAVGITAFFISLFFICVIILSFINTKKVDDSLLKDVKVNEKSSTFWDDATEQHKDNKNEEENKKNK, encoded by the coding sequence TTGGAATTATTTAAGTTTTTAACATTTATATTTTTTATTATTATTTCATTTGTGATTATTTTACTATTATTATTGCAGGATGAACAAGGTGATGGTATTGGAGGAGGCATGTTTGGAGGTGGAAGCTCGTCTATTTTTGGAGCAAAGTCTTCAAGTATTGCTGTAGGAATTACAGCATTCTTCATTTCACTTTTTTTTATTTGTGTAATTATATTATCTTTTATTAATACCAAGAAAGTTGATGATAGTTTATTAAAGGACGTAAAAGTAAATGAGAAAAGTTCAACATTTTGGGATGATGCTACAGAGCAACATAAAGATAACAAAAATGAAGAAGAAAATAAAAAAAATAAATAG
- the tpiA gene encoding triose-phosphate isomerase yields MRKIFLAGNWKMHYTSVEAASVAKQVVDGVKYVKDDVVIMIAPTFTSLYKVCEVTKGSNVLLGAQNMSYENNGARTGEISPSMLLEFGVDYVILGHSECRTYLGDTDEVINKKVLAGLKHPFKYLIICVGESLKERENNKTLDIVLNQVRNGLVSVPEFDLNRIILAYEPVWAIGTGKTATKEEAQKVHRAIRLEIEALYSKAAADSIIIQYGGSVNINNVEDLMGEEDIDGALIGGASLKADSFLSIINKVAK; encoded by the coding sequence ATGAGAAAGATATTTTTAGCGGGAAATTGGAAAATGCACTATACAAGTGTAGAAGCTGCAAGTGTTGCTAAACAAGTTGTAGACGGAGTAAAGTATGTTAAGGATGATGTTGTGATTATGATAGCCCCCACATTTACATCTCTTTATAAAGTTTGTGAAGTTACTAAAGGGAGTAATGTTCTTCTTGGTGCTCAAAATATGTCTTATGAGAATAATGGAGCAAGAACAGGCGAAATTTCACCTAGTATGCTTTTAGAATTTGGAGTTGATTATGTAATCCTTGGTCATTCTGAGTGTAGAACTTATCTTGGCGATACTGATGAGGTGATAAATAAAAAAGTTCTTGCAGGACTTAAGCATCCATTTAAATACTTAATTATTTGTGTTGGTGAAAGTCTTAAAGAGAGAGAAAATAATAAAACATTAGATATTGTTTTAAATCAAGTTAGAAATGGATTAGTTTCTGTGCCTGAATTTGATCTTAATAGAATAATTTTGGCTTATGAGCCTGTATGGGCAATTGGAACTGGTAAAACAGCAACAAAGGAAGAGGCACAGAAAGTTCATAGGGCAATTAGGCTTGAGATTGAAGCTTTATATTCAAAGGCAGCAGCAGATAGTATTATTATTCAGTATGGTGGTTCTGTCAACATTAATAATGTTGAAGATCTTATGGGAGAAGAGGACATTGATGGAGCATTGATTGGTGGTGCATCTTTAAAGGCTGATTCGTTTTTAAGTATAATTAATAAAGTAGCCAAATAA
- a CDS encoding phosphoglycerate kinase, translating to MSIKTIKDFDFLGRRALVRCDFNVPLKDGNITDDTRIRAALPTIEYLIAQGARVVLMSHLGRPRGEKNFKYSLMPVAKRLSELLGQDVKMLPDCIGNEVSAVVSCMKNGDVVLLENVRFYKSEEENCSDFAKNLSQNGDVFVNDAFGSAHRAHASTVGLATYLPAVGGFLIEKENEFLGKILKNPEKPFVAIIGGSKVSSKIAVLESLLPKSNVMIIGGGMAYTFLKIKGYNIGKSLLENEYIDVAASFLQKAKELGVEVILPLDHVVASDFEEDSVPEYVASIDIPDDKIGMDIGNKTLKKIEESLVGAKTVIWNGPLGVFEFDSFSKGTAKVAEYVANCSGITVVGGGDSVAAVNKFNLFEKITHVSTGGGASLEYLEGKILPGIKVLEK from the coding sequence ATGTCAATAAAAACGATAAAAGATTTTGACTTTTTAGGTAGACGTGCTTTAGTAAGATGTGATTTTAATGTTCCCTTAAAAGATGGGAACATTACTGATGATACTAGAATTAGAGCTGCATTACCCACAATAGAGTATCTTATAGCGCAAGGAGCCAGAGTTGTTCTGATGAGTCATTTGGGTAGGCCAAGAGGAGAGAAAAATTTTAAATATTCTCTTATGCCTGTTGCTAAAAGATTATCAGAACTCTTAGGTCAAGATGTTAAGATGCTTCCTGATTGTATAGGTAATGAAGTCTCTGCTGTTGTTTCTTGTATGAAGAATGGAGATGTTGTTTTACTTGAAAACGTAAGATTTTATAAGTCAGAAGAGGAAAATTGTAGTGATTTTGCAAAGAATTTATCACAAAATGGAGATGTTTTTGTAAACGATGCTTTTGGTAGTGCTCACAGAGCACATGCTTCTACAGTAGGGCTTGCAACTTATTTGCCAGCTGTAGGTGGATTTTTGATAGAAAAGGAAAATGAGTTTTTAGGAAAGATTTTAAAGAATCCGGAAAAGCCGTTTGTTGCAATAATTGGTGGTTCAAAAGTTTCCTCAAAAATAGCGGTATTAGAATCTCTTTTGCCAAAATCAAATGTTATGATAATTGGTGGCGGAATGGCATATACCTTTTTAAAGATCAAAGGATATAATATTGGGAAATCTCTTTTAGAAAATGAATATATTGATGTAGCTGCATCTTTTTTACAAAAAGCAAAAGAATTAGGTGTAGAAGTTATTTTGCCTCTTGATCATGTTGTTGCAAGTGATTTTGAAGAAGATTCTGTTCCTGAGTATGTTGCTTCTATTGATATTCCAGATGATAAAATTGGAATGGATATTGGTAATAAAACTTTAAAAAAAATTGAGGAATCTCTTGTTGGAGCAAAAACTGTAATTTGGAATGGTCCTCTTGGAGTTTTTGAGTTTGATTCATTTTCTAAAGGCACAGCAAAAGTTGCAGAGTATGTGGCAAATTGTTCTGGTATTACAGTTGTTGGTGGAGGGGATTCAGTAGCTGCTGTTAATAAGTTTAATTTATTTGAAAAGATAACCCATGTTTCAACAGGGGGTGGTGCTTCTCTTGAGTATCTTGAGGGAAAAATTTTACCAGGTATAAAAGTTTTGGAAAAATAA
- the gap gene encoding type I glyceraldehyde-3-phosphate dehydrogenase — translation MKLAINGFGRIGRNVFKIAFERGLEVVAINDLTNPKTLAHLLKYDSTFGIYNKKVEARDGVIIVDGKEIKIIAERDPKNLPWGKLGVDVVIESTGVFSSATSDKGGYLDHVDHAGAKKVILTVPAKDEIKTIVLGVNEHEITSDLKSVSNASCTTNCLAPLAKVLHETFGIEQGLMTTVHAYTNDQKILDLPHADLRRARAGALSIIPTSTGAAKAVGLVLPELKGKLNGTSMRVPVPTGSIVDFTVQLKKKDVTKEEINAVLKKASESKELSGILGYTEDPIVSSDIKGNSHSSIVDGLETMVLLDGFVKVLSWYDNEFGYSTRVVDLAQKLIK, via the coding sequence ATGAAGCTAGCCATTAATGGTTTTGGGCGTATAGGTAGAAATGTTTTTAAAATTGCTTTTGAGAGAGGACTTGAAGTTGTTGCAATAAATGACTTAACAAATCCTAAGACACTTGCGCATCTTTTAAAGTATGATTCAACTTTTGGAATATATAATAAAAAAGTTGAAGCAAGAGATGGAGTAATTATAGTAGATGGTAAAGAGATAAAGATTATTGCTGAGCGAGATCCAAAAAATCTTCCTTGGGGAAAACTTGGGGTTGATGTTGTAATTGAATCAACAGGTGTTTTTTCATCAGCAACAAGTGATAAAGGTGGGTATCTTGATCACGTTGATCATGCTGGTGCTAAGAAGGTAATTTTAACAGTTCCTGCTAAGGATGAGATTAAGACAATCGTACTTGGTGTAAATGAGCATGAGATTACTTCTGATTTAAAATCTGTATCTAATGCTTCATGCACAACAAATTGTCTTGCACCTCTTGCAAAGGTATTACATGAGACTTTTGGTATTGAACAAGGACTAATGACTACTGTTCATGCTTATACAAATGATCAGAAAATACTTGATCTTCCGCATGCTGATCTTAGACGAGCAAGGGCCGGGGCTCTTTCAATTATTCCTACTTCAACAGGTGCTGCTAAAGCTGTGGGACTTGTTTTACCTGAACTTAAGGGTAAACTTAATGGTACTTCTATGAGAGTTCCCGTGCCAACAGGTTCTATTGTTGATTTTACAGTACAACTTAAGAAAAAAGATGTTACAAAAGAGGAGATCAATGCTGTGCTTAAAAAAGCATCAGAATCTAAAGAATTGAGTGGTATTTTAGGATATACTGAAGATCCAATAGTATCTTCAGATATTAAGGGAAACTCTCATTCTTCAATAGTTGATGGTCTTGAGACAATGGTTTTATTAGACGGTTTTGTTAAAGTGCTTTCATGGTATGATAATGAATTTGGATATTCTACAAGAGTAGTTGATCTTGCACAAAAATTAATTAAATAA